The following coding sequences are from one Phycisphaerales bacterium window:
- the rlmN gene encoding 23S rRNA (adenine(2503)-C(2))-methyltransferase RlmN, with protein sequence MSHSATTAFFDLDQDQLVHWCDENDLPSYTAGQIQQWVYQHGCANPQEMSNLRQSTRDLLAEKMVFLEGQVNRHQLATDGTQKILVRWPDTGDELKLGESVMIPDGQRATACLSSQIGCPVGCRFCASGLGGLEGNLTAGRIVEQVYHLTRLAGRERITHVVFMGMGEPLANFASVTKAIKTLNAPWGFGIGARRITVSTVGLPVAIRRLAAFDLPITLALSLHAPNDELRRELIPWAEYATISELLDACQEYFRRSGREITLEYLLLGGVNDFPEHARELAVVAKQLRANINLIRYNEVKGLPYERPATDDVLRFQEILRGKRVNAHIRKSRGRDIAAACGQLRRLTQPTIQQTAGDLKSKS encoded by the coding sequence ATGAGTCATTCCGCAACAACTGCTTTCTTTGATCTCGATCAGGACCAGCTTGTCCATTGGTGCGATGAGAATGATCTGCCCAGCTATACAGCAGGCCAGATACAACAATGGGTTTATCAGCACGGTTGCGCCAATCCGCAAGAAATGAGCAATCTCCGCCAATCGACGCGCGATCTCTTGGCTGAAAAGATGGTTTTTCTAGAGGGCCAGGTGAACCGTCACCAGCTTGCCACAGATGGCACACAAAAAATATTGGTTCGTTGGCCCGATACAGGTGATGAACTCAAGCTTGGTGAGTCAGTAATGATTCCGGATGGCCAGCGCGCAACAGCCTGTCTTTCGAGTCAGATTGGGTGCCCTGTCGGTTGCCGGTTCTGCGCTTCGGGGCTGGGTGGATTAGAAGGAAATCTGACCGCTGGAAGGATCGTTGAACAGGTCTATCATCTGACTCGTTTAGCAGGTCGTGAGCGTATTACACATGTTGTCTTCATGGGCATGGGTGAGCCATTGGCCAATTTTGCAAGCGTGACCAAAGCAATCAAAACCCTCAACGCTCCCTGGGGATTTGGTATCGGAGCACGTCGCATTACCGTATCAACCGTGGGCTTGCCGGTAGCGATCCGTCGCTTGGCGGCATTTGATCTACCTATTACGCTTGCACTGAGCCTCCATGCTCCCAACGATGAACTAAGGCGCGAGCTCATACCTTGGGCTGAATATGCAACTATTTCTGAATTGCTAGATGCGTGCCAAGAGTACTTTCGTCGCTCCGGTCGAGAGATTACGCTCGAGTACCTTCTTCTGGGTGGGGTCAATGATTTTCCAGAACATGCCAGAGAGCTGGCTGTTGTAGCGAAACAGTTGCGTGCCAACATAAACTTGATCAGATATAACGAAGTCAAAGGCCTGCCTTATGAGCGTCCTGCCACAGATGACGTGCTTCGTTTTCAAGAGATCCTACGTGGCAAGCGCGTCAACGCGCATATTCGTAAGAGCCGGGGTCGTGATATCGCTGCCGCATGTGGCCAGCTGCGGCGATTGACTCAGCCAACGATTCAGCAGACCGCCGGTGATCTTAAAAGCAAGTCGTAA
- a CDS encoding RluA family pseudouridine synthase: MADLSKKPSPKDQKPQVIAPGGQVDRDRLLKLWESSGGEEDQAPTVTFVLQRDLVKRLDRYLVDRIPFLSRTSLQRLIAERAVTVNGRLPKASTRLRRGDVVETRLPPPPSKDIPPEPMDLEILFEDDDLLVLNKQDDIIVHPARGNLRGTLINGLAWHFNARGGQLSPVGESLARPGVVHRLDRHTTGAMVFAKSEEAHWQLGKQFEHRKVDKRYLAVVHGRMEPHTDIIDLPLGRHPTVRDRYAVRWDQTGKASVTIYRVREIYEEFSLVELELKTGRTHQIRIHLSHIGHPIVGDDIYGGKHLTLSDVSGDLHATQEASTPLMQRQALHAASLGFTHPITKKFLTHLAPLPTDFAQLLFMLRKHRFESTPRVTGATVDLDPFLPES; the protein is encoded by the coding sequence ATGGCTGATCTCTCTAAAAAACCTTCACCAAAGGATCAAAAACCACAGGTGATTGCACCGGGTGGGCAGGTTGATCGAGATCGCCTCCTTAAACTCTGGGAGTCGTCTGGAGGTGAGGAAGATCAGGCCCCCACTGTGACATTCGTGCTTCAACGCGATCTTGTGAAGCGCCTTGATCGCTATCTCGTCGATCGTATTCCGTTTCTAAGCCGAACAAGCCTCCAGCGTCTTATTGCTGAGCGCGCAGTGACTGTAAATGGTCGGTTACCGAAGGCTTCAACACGCCTTCGCCGTGGTGATGTCGTCGAAACCAGATTACCGCCACCGCCGAGTAAAGACATTCCCCCTGAACCGATGGATCTTGAGATCTTGTTTGAAGATGACGACCTTCTGGTCCTCAACAAACAGGATGACATTATTGTGCATCCCGCCAGAGGGAATCTTCGCGGCACCCTTATTAATGGCTTGGCCTGGCACTTTAATGCTCGAGGGGGCCAGCTTTCACCGGTCGGCGAGTCCCTTGCCAGGCCTGGTGTTGTTCACCGACTCGATCGCCACACCACAGGCGCCATGGTCTTCGCTAAGAGTGAGGAAGCACACTGGCAACTTGGTAAACAGTTCGAGCATCGTAAAGTTGACAAACGCTATCTGGCAGTTGTTCATGGCAGAATGGAACCTCACACAGACATTATTGATTTACCACTTGGTCGTCATCCAACGGTGCGCGATCGTTATGCGGTCCGGTGGGATCAGACTGGAAAGGCCTCGGTGACGATCTACCGAGTACGAGAGATCTACGAAGAGTTCTCCCTCGTTGAATTGGAACTCAAGACAGGTCGCACCCACCAGATTCGCATACACCTGTCTCACATAGGCCATCCCATCGTTGGTGATGACATTTACGGCGGCAAACACCTCACCCTTTCAGATGTATCTGGCGATCTGCACGCTACTCAAGAAGCATCCACACCGTTGATGCAACGACAGGCGTTGCATGCCGCTTCTCTTGGTTTTACACATCCAATAACCAAAAAGTTTCTGACCCATTTGGCGCCCTTGCCAACAGATTTTGCTCAACTCTTATTCATGCTCAGAAAACATCGTTTTGAGTCAACGCCAAGAGTCACTGGAGCAACGGTAGACCTCGACCCATTTTTACCTGAGTCGTAA
- a CDS encoding HAD-IIB family hydrolase, translated as MATDFKAIVIDLDGTLMGPEAKVSDQNRRAVFRALEAGLEIIIATGRTASESAAALKAVEHQGLVISAGGALLTDSAGRTLDRIVLQPEQVELIANLLIPAQHKVLLLKDASRTGYDYLAVGDATLDPVTEWWFDHLAMSCQYRRRLDDDPHPEHSIRAGAVSAHQTLAEVAEILCREYSDQLEILFWPAVTPEGDQQANRKKIGRVQLLEVFAKGVSKWVMLERIMLSRSWDASQVAAIGDGLNDIDLLKNVGMGIAMGNADEHVKDAADHVTNDHRHDGVAQAIDQILAGKLTSGSA; from the coding sequence ATGGCTACGGACTTTAAAGCGATCGTTATAGATCTTGACGGAACATTAATGGGTCCTGAAGCTAAGGTTTCCGATCAGAATCGGCGGGCTGTTTTTCGAGCCCTCGAGGCCGGGCTGGAGATCATTATCGCAACTGGCAGGACTGCCTCAGAGTCTGCCGCGGCCTTGAAAGCCGTAGAACACCAAGGGCTCGTGATCAGCGCTGGCGGTGCACTGCTCACAGATAGTGCCGGCCGCACCTTGGATCGCATTGTTCTTCAGCCAGAACAAGTCGAGCTCATTGCAAATCTCTTGATTCCTGCTCAGCACAAAGTGCTTTTGCTCAAAGACGCGTCAAGGACGGGATATGACTATCTTGCTGTCGGAGATGCAACACTCGATCCGGTTACGGAGTGGTGGTTTGATCACCTTGCAATGTCTTGCCAGTACCGAAGACGACTCGATGATGATCCTCATCCCGAGCATTCTATTCGCGCTGGTGCCGTATCAGCTCACCAGACACTCGCTGAAGTCGCAGAGATTCTATGTCGGGAATATTCCGATCAGCTTGAGATACTCTTCTGGCCAGCAGTCACGCCTGAGGGTGATCAGCAAGCCAATCGGAAGAAGATAGGGCGCGTTCAGCTACTCGAGGTGTTTGCCAAGGGTGTATCAAAATGGGTGATGCTAGAGCGGATCATGCTGAGTCGATCTTGGGATGCGTCGCAGGTTGCTGCAATCGGAGATGGTCTCAACGACATTGATCTCCTCAAAAATGTGGGCATGGGAATTGCGATGGGGAATGCGGATGAACATGTGAAAGATGCGGCTGATCACGTCACAAACGACCATCGTCATGACGGGGTCGCCCAAGCAATTGATCAGATTCTTGCGGGTAAGTTGACGTCGGGATCAGCATAG
- the mraY gene encoding phospho-N-acetylmuramoyl-pentapeptide-transferase, giving the protein MFYNLLERYNGVLDEMGLYSLLQVLYQLEFRSFAAVVVSFLFVLLGGKPMIRWLRRQKLGDAPEFYREDVNALMASKHATPTMGGLLVCGSILVTVILFADLTNRYVHLALLVLVWLAVVGGFDDWLKLTTARRKPGSREGLYAWEKLLFQLGVGVLAGVFLYRNGIGSSTAHVLTLPFQRTYEPGAEALAPVAGVITLGAIPFIVICTLLIAGTSNAVNLTDGMDGLAAGCISVAAFAFMALAFIAGTLAAAHTLLLPFVEGSAEMMVVAGAMAGASLGFLWFNCAPAQVFMGDTGSLPLGGLLALIAVTIRQEVLLIIIGGVFFMELGSVVLQVGYFKATKGKRLFACSPIHHHFHLRGWSETQVVQRFWVLAIILAMVALVSLKLR; this is encoded by the coding sequence ATGTTCTACAACTTGCTTGAGCGATATAACGGCGTCCTTGATGAGATGGGGTTGTATTCGCTTTTGCAGGTTCTCTATCAGTTGGAGTTCCGCAGCTTTGCTGCGGTGGTGGTCAGCTTTTTGTTTGTGTTGCTTGGCGGCAAGCCGATGATTCGTTGGTTGCGTCGCCAAAAGCTTGGAGATGCGCCCGAGTTTTATCGTGAAGACGTCAATGCTCTTATGGCCAGCAAGCATGCCACGCCAACGATGGGGGGGTTGCTGGTTTGTGGATCAATTCTCGTAACAGTGATTTTGTTTGCTGATCTGACTAATCGCTACGTCCATCTCGCCTTATTGGTTTTGGTTTGGTTGGCAGTGGTCGGCGGATTTGATGACTGGCTGAAGTTGACGACCGCTCGCCGTAAGCCAGGTTCCCGAGAAGGGCTCTATGCTTGGGAAAAATTACTGTTTCAGTTGGGTGTTGGTGTCCTGGCAGGTGTCTTTCTTTATCGCAATGGAATCGGATCTTCTACCGCTCATGTGCTGACGCTGCCATTTCAACGCACGTATGAACCAGGGGCTGAGGCACTGGCGCCTGTTGCTGGCGTCATCACACTTGGGGCGATTCCATTTATTGTCATTTGCACACTGTTGATCGCAGGTACTTCGAATGCTGTTAATCTGACTGATGGTATGGATGGCTTGGCTGCGGGTTGTATCAGCGTCGCAGCATTTGCATTTATGGCATTAGCCTTTATCGCGGGTACGCTTGCTGCCGCCCATACGCTGCTCTTGCCTTTTGTAGAGGGATCTGCAGAAATGATGGTTGTCGCAGGCGCGATGGCTGGAGCCTCTTTGGGATTTCTGTGGTTTAACTGTGCGCCAGCGCAAGTATTTATGGGCGACACAGGCTCATTACCACTTGGTGGCCTCTTGGCCCTCATCGCAGTAACGATCAGGCAAGAGGTCTTACTAATCATTATTGGTGGTGTGTTTTTTATGGAACTCGGCAGCGTGGTATTGCAGGTTGGTTACTTCAAAGCCACGAAGGGCAAAAGGCTCTTCGCTTGTTCGCCCATTCATCATCACTTTCATCTGCGCGGATGGTCTGAGACGCAAGTTGTGCAGCGTTTTTGGGTCTTGGCCATTATTCTGGCAATGGTTGCCCTGGTTTCATTGAAATTACGTTGA
- a CDS encoding phosphotransferase, with translation MSKSNSKDKRALASSLEPALQELLKGKLQPIHWFKADWQRGGAATGKSIFEDHNGKHNVVVKLPVGPQELIWTRRLQTASKPLPIPHLFASGHELGGYDLAWLIIECLPTGPLALRWHENHIQRIASASAQFYAAAGAYEIDQAPKREPWEDLIRDAQKSVRVNKISERKRWASALRTLKRRSEQLVQQWRARKTNQWLHGDLHMANAMTRGEFTKGEVVLIDLAEVHVGHWLEDAVYLERRLWAMPERMKKTRPVRAIATARRQLGLDVEAQFGRLAMIRRALLAGSAPAFMRSEGHPQYLAACLTRLESALASL, from the coding sequence GTGAGCAAGTCTAATTCCAAGGACAAACGTGCTTTGGCCAGCTCGCTTGAGCCAGCACTACAGGAATTGCTCAAAGGAAAACTGCAACCAATCCATTGGTTCAAAGCCGATTGGCAGCGCGGCGGGGCCGCGACTGGAAAGAGTATTTTTGAAGACCACAATGGCAAACATAACGTCGTTGTTAAGTTACCCGTTGGCCCGCAAGAACTTATATGGACGCGGCGACTACAAACAGCAAGCAAGCCATTGCCGATCCCCCATCTTTTTGCATCTGGTCATGAATTGGGTGGATATGACCTTGCATGGCTGATCATCGAATGTTTGCCGACTGGGCCGCTGGCGCTGCGTTGGCACGAGAATCATATCCAGAGAATTGCATCGGCATCAGCTCAGTTTTATGCCGCAGCTGGTGCCTATGAGATCGACCAAGCACCTAAAAGAGAGCCATGGGAAGACCTGATCCGCGACGCTCAAAAGTCGGTGAGGGTTAATAAAATATCTGAGCGAAAGCGATGGGCCTCAGCTCTCAGGACACTCAAACGTCGCTCGGAACAGTTGGTGCAGCAATGGCGGGCGAGAAAAACTAACCAATGGCTTCATGGTGATTTGCATATGGCCAATGCCATGACGCGAGGGGAATTTACGAAGGGCGAGGTGGTGCTCATTGATCTTGCGGAAGTCCATGTTGGGCACTGGCTAGAAGATGCTGTTTATCTGGAACGCCGGCTTTGGGCGATGCCAGAGCGAATGAAAAAGACACGTCCTGTCCGAGCTATTGCCACAGCTCGACGCCAGCTGGGCCTCGATGTTGAGGCTCAGTTTGGGCGATTAGCGATGATTCGCCGCGCGCTGCTCGCCGGTTCAGCCCCTGCTTTCATGCGTTCAGAGGGGCATCCTCAATATCTTGCAGCCTGCCTCACTCGGCTGGAGTCAGCCCTGGCATCTCTCTAA